ttaaaataaaaataaattattattaatataataatattaagttggagttaagttaatttttatttaaaaataaaatcacacGTAAATGAGTTCTTTTCTTAAGAATGACTTATACTTTTGAAAAGggtaaattattttataagaaaaatgatttattttttgTTGATCTGTAAGTCATTTTCCGTTGATCATGCTGTTTTCTATCAAACAAACAcaagaaaattcaaaaaaaaatattgtCGGTGAAACAAACGAAACCTTAGTGGCTTCACCCTAATCGAGAATTAACCTAAAAAATGAGCAATGTATTTAGAAGAATAAGCAATGGTTAATAGTTAGAAAATTGGTAGTCTCTCAAacctaattttcatatttttcttagtGTTTTCTATTTCATCAGTATTTGGTTTGGTTGGATTAAAGATTTTGGGGATCAACTTCAGTTTATTTGGTTTAATCAttaagttttctttttctttggatctttttatttatttgtttagttaattttaatttcattacgATCTAACCACCTAGAGTGTTTTGGTGATTCCATTAGACTAATTACTTGAACTAGGTTAGATATGGCTTCAGATTAATAACCAAATTAATTCAATAGCTAAGAGCTTATAAGAACTATGCCAACTTAAGTTACTATGGTTTgagattattaaaattttttaattaatttcacaatCACCCTAATTACTCGTTTTACCTAGTTCATTTGATTGGATGAACTGGTACGTATTGCTTTACTTCCTCATAATCCACGAAGAACAATATAACATATTCGGagataccaaaatagagacgaaGAAGATGAATAATCTTTTTTTGTTTCACGTTAAATGATGTCCTAAAGATAATAGATTGGCGATAATATTCATAAAATCGAAAGCAACAAAGATGGCCTGCTGCCATTAAGAAATAATGAGCGGACAAAACGATTAATCTAAATCACCCCTTATAAATACATTTCCTTCGCAAGTAATTGACACAAGTCTCATCAAGGTTAATTAAGCTAGTTTGTTTTATGAATGGCGAAGACAGGGCTGATGACTTGGCTCCTTTACTCAACATTATTTGCAGCATTGCTGTTGAATTCTCATGCAGCCAATGCCAACGAGAGAAAAGTAACGCCTTTTGTTTGTGTTGTTACCCATAATTTTGGAACTGGCTGTTATTTTGGGGTAGCTGTTGATCACTTGTgttgtatatgtgtatatatataggtTCACATTGTGTACATGGGAGACAGGCCCAAGGGAGATTTTTCTGCTAAAGCAACCCATCATTCTATGCTTACAAGCGTCCTTGGAAGgttcttttttttccttctttttactAATACAACAACCCATAAGAAAAAAaaccgtttatttgttaaagtaaTAAACAGAACTTGACAAAGACATGGCTTCCAATGATTAAACATTTTGGTTTAATCTATCACAGGTCTTCATCAGCCCAAGAATCCCTAGTCTATAGTTATGGTAACTTCAATGCATTTGCAGCTAAGCTAACTGAGGAAGAAGTTCAAAAGTTCTCAGGTGAAATAGTTAAACAAGACATGATTCATTGATTGCTAAAATTAGAAGCAATCATTTTCATGATTGATCCATGCTAAACGAAATATAAATTGGGTGCAGAGATGGATGGAGTAGTTAGAGTGATTCCAAACCATATACTAAAGCTTCATACTACAAGGTCGTGGGACTTCCTTGGTCTCAGCCAGACCAATGTGGGAGCCCAGCTACAAGGTGATGTTGTCATTGGGCTCCTTGATACAGGTAAATAACTTAAATATGTAGACCCACATAGCTTTATCAAATATCAAGACGTCAAGCTGACTTCATTGGGGGTCTTTGGTTTATAGGCATCTGGCCCGAGCATGAGAGCTTCAATGACCAAGGACTTGGTGCTCCACCTTCCAAATGGAAAGGAACATGTCAAGGGGCCAACTTTACCTGCAATAAGTGAGCTCCCTTTCTCCCCTTCACACCAATTGAATTGTCAAGAAATTGAATATGTATAAGGCCAAAAGGATTctaaataattttctaaatttttagatAAAAAGCATTTACTATTCAATCCAGTCAGCTAATAATATGAATTTGTCAACACAGCAAGATCATTGGAGGCCGTTACTACAACAGTGAGAACTGGTACTATGAAGGTGACTTGAAGTCTCCTAGAGACTCTGAGGGGCATGGGACCCATACATCCTCAACTGCAGCCGGTGACAGGGTGCCCGGAGCAAGCTACTATGGACTAGCTAATGGAACCGCAAGGGGTGGGGTCCCTGGTGCAAGGATTGCCATGTACAAGGTTTGCTGGTCCTTTGGTTGTGGAGCTGCTGATATCCTTGCAGCATTCGACGATGCCATAGCCGATGGTGTCGATATAATATCAGTGTCCCTCGGTTCAGTGTTTCCAGTACCTTATGATGTAGACCCTATAGCCATTGGCGCTTTCCATGCCATGAAATATGGTATATTGACATCAAGTTCTGCTGGTAATTCTGGACCATGGCCATATTCAGTTTCTAATTATGCGCCTTGGACATTGACTGTTGCTGCGAGCACCATTGACCGAAAATTTGTTGCCAAAGCAGTACTTGGCAATGGGAAAGCTTTCACTGTGAGTAGAACGGCAATCACTTAAGTGTTTTGTTCCTTCTCCTCCAGCTAATCATGGCTGActtttgttcttaattcttgaagGGACTTTCCATTAACAGCTTTGAACTTTATGGAAAAACATATCCCTTGATTTGGGGAGGAGACGCTGCCAACTACTCTGCAGGCGCCAGCCAAGATCTTTCAAAATATTGTATCACTGGTTCCATGAATTCCTACAAAGTGGAAGGCAAGATTGTTTTCTGTGAAGTACTTTGGGATGGTACTGGCGTTCTTCTAGCAAACGGCGTGGGCACCATAATGGCTGATGACGAAATAACAGACTTTGCTTTCAATTACCCATTGCCAGCAACACAAATAAGCACATCTGACggtgaaaagattttggactatATCAAAACAACAGAGTAATCAAATCTTTTCAAATTGAATCCATTACTATTACTTACTTGAAGCAGGACGTCAAGTTTACAATCTAcaattttaatgaaaataagATTACTATTACAGGAATCCGATTGCAACTATTCTGCTCGGAGAAACATTGACAGATTACATGGCACCATATGTCGTGTCATTCTCTTCCAGGGGACCTAACCCTATAACTCCAGACATTCTTAAGGTACTCAAGAGGCTGGAATGCCTTAATTTTCAACATTCCATTACCTGTTTTCTTAAAGAAACCAAAACATAGTGTTCTAAAATATTGAATGCTTCATGTGCAGCCTGATCTCACTGCCCCTGGTGTTGATATCCTCGCTGCCTGGTCTCCAATTGCACCACCTTCCATTGACTGGGAAGACCCCAGAAGCGTAGACTATAACATAATATCTGGGACATCCATGTCTTGTCCTCATGCTAGTGGTGCTGCCGCCTATGTGAAGGCTGCCCACCCTGACTGGTCCCCGGCTGCCGTCAAATCTGCCCTTATGACTACAGGTATGTAAATctcaattatttatttatttatttcaggtTGTTGTTGTCAATGTTTGTACTTAAAGCTTGTAAATGGCCCAAATGATGGAGTGTTTTTCACATCTCACCTTTGCAGCAACTGTGGTAGATCCAAACAAGCACGAAGACCTTGAATTTGCTTATGGATCAGGACAGATCAACCCAACACAAGCAATTAAACCTGGGCTCGTCTACGATGCAAATGAAACCGATTACATTAGCTTCCTCTGCAAGCAAGGTTACAACACCACAACTGTAAGACTCATCACTGGCGACAACAGCAGTGTATGTGGCAACACATTGAACGGAAGAGCCTGGGATCTTAACTACCCTTCATTCTCTCTGGCTGTCGAAGATGGCAAGCAAATCGACGGCATATTTACGAGGACAGTCACGAATGTGGGTTCAGCAAACTCAACCTACACTGTTCAGATGTACTCTCCTCCCGAATTTTCCATCAGTGTGGAACCAGAAGTACTGTCATTCTCAACTATTGGAGAAAAGAAATCATTCACAGTGAAAGTTGGCGGTGGATTCATTTCACAGCAAAAGATCACATCAGGTGCAATCATATGGACGGATGAATCAGAGCAATATCGAGTACGGAGCCCAGTTGTGGTGTATAATGTTTTACCTGGTTATACTTTCTTCCCTCCACAAACATCAAAGTTCCAGAAGAAACCAACAACATTCCATGGTCCTACTACTCCTTCCATGCATCACAAGAATGGATTCCTTGGACGCAACTAAGAACCACTGATTCAAGGTTTTTTAAACTTTTGTTTCCATGAACGTTTTATATATGCAATAAGACAGCGATCAAGGAAATGtcctttttttttgtaataatggGAAATGTACTGTTGAATCAAATGTaactgttttattttatttctaaagaTATCTACATGAACAAGTTTGTTTTTTTAACCTTATaattaatgaaagaaaataatttaGTAAATTTGTATTTatgattataataaatttttttattgattgGGTTTTTTTTATCAagataatacatcaaaatttttGTTGATCAAAACAACACTACATCGGTCAATTGACACTTATCACCAATCGAAATAGTAATTTCGTGTCAACTCTaaatagaggtgttcatgggaagggtttaggcaaaaatataggcccgaaaaatgggattggacaaaaaaataaggcccgtttaaaaaataggccgagcctcgggtaaggtatttttagccCGTGTCCAGCCCGGCCCTAATTCACTGAAGGACAAAAAAAtctgtatttttttttatttttgaaagttattttcttattgttttctccctattttgctaacattttactattatgttactactattttgttattattgtttggatattgtataaaacttattttattattaattttgttattattttaaaggcatttgttaattttttattattttagaggcatttgcttgttaagttgcatctatctcaAGATTATTTAAGTcgcattatatatatttaaaaataataaaattaatacagTAGGGCAGTCGGACCctaattttagtattttatccGGGTCGGAtttagacaaaattttaggcccgttttTAGGCCCGATCGGCCCGAACCCAATAAATGAACAtgattttttagttgagcccgaccCAAACCCAGCCGGCCCAGCTCATGAACGCCTCTAACTCTAAACAGCCTTGAGATATTGTGGAAGACAGCTGGCATTTTATTTTTGAGTTTAAATCACTATATCCCATAGTAGAGCTTTATTTTTAGACATAGTAGTTTAGATACTAATATTTTATTGGGTAAATGGACCTTTTAGAGGTTTTTTTGGATGAGAATCaaatcttttaaaatatttaagtaaatgtttaattttatagAAGTACTCAAATATGGATTTTCACTTACTTCAATTCTATTTGTAGAAAAATTAAGTAAATATCAATATATTTAGAATAAAATACATAACCCTAAATCGATAttgtttgaaaagaaaataaagcaatCGAATATAATTTGAAACTTGATATACAACATTTGAGAACCCTTTATTTGAGCACTTTCGAATTAAATGTTAAGCCCTTATGTAACTATTTTGAAAGGTTTGGTCttcatttgaatatttttataaattttaggcCCTTATATGTGCAAGGATCAATTTCAGCATTtagcatattttattatataagagCATTGCTCATATACAAAGTGAATGCATCAGAGTTGACTAACTCAAGATCAAGATCAGTGCCCTTGTAATCACTCCTTTGAGAATATATATTCACGAGTAATTGTCTTAAAATGAACAAATTTACACACATTGCTGTTTTACAAATGGTTTACAACTTACAAATTTCAATGAAGCCATCTAATGCTTAGCTAAAAAAATAATCTCTTTTTCGTAATTAGTTTAGATTGTGAGATTTTCTTGAGGGCCCATAAATGAACCCAAAATTTTTCCACCCACATCTGGGAATGTTTCATAGCCAGGAAGTGCCTTTACCTTGCCCATCCGATCAACTCCCACCGGATACTTCAGAAGGTGACCCTTCATTTCTGTCACCTCATCAGCTATGTATTGTTTCCAGTTTTGCTCACTCAAAGACCGCACCCGCCTTACACAGTCCAGACTCTCTGGTTGCTTGAAACTCTCTTCAAGACCTCCAATATGCTCTGCCCATAGTGACATCCTATATCCGTAAACCTGCACTCATTTAAGTGAAACCTATTAAGTTTTGGTTCTAAATAAGCAAACAAGGACCTTAACCCCAAAGAGATGTTAAAACATCCTTACCTGCCCATGTGGATTGTATCGTTTGCTTGAGCAGCTATGGTAAGGCTGATAAGCACCCATTGCTATTTCAGTGTCTCTAGTGCCTTCCATTGAGCGCTGGTTTATGTTAGCGGATCCTATTATGACATACTCATCATCCACTATCATACCTTTAGAGTGGATGTAAATCATAAAGCGCCGGTTCTTCTTAGCAAGTGCCTGTGTTACCAACATTTGGTTCATATTTTCTCATGGATGAGCAAGACTGGAATATTAAAGAGAGCTGAAAAGGTCTATTTACCTGAGGAGTATTTGATGCAGTGGCATCTCTAGCAACCAAAGAATCTCCTACTTCTCGATTGCCAAGACAGAAGAAATTTAAAAAATCTTGAGGCTCATATCTATTCTCAAGTCCAGTTTCCACCAATGCCTTGTAAATTATGTCATACATCATTTGCATTGTTTTATGCTGCAGAAAATCAACAATTTAATATTGTGTGAATAAGTTTAACATCCAGCAGAAAGTCTTAAAAAGAATCTTTTTTTCCACCTATAAATAGAGCTTACCTGCCAAAAGAGAATCCTTTGGATAGGATTGCTGGTTGTAACTCCTTCTGGCCACATTGGGATGAGAATGTAAGCACAAAACCTCTCATTTGATCTGATTTTGTTAGCAATTTTCAGAGCGATTTCCATTGGTATTAAATTGTTTGCACCTGCAACCAACAGCCAAAAGGCATGCTTAAAACCATATAGTTGAAAGCTAAGTTTCACATCTAGTTTATCTTCATTCCACTGTTATTTATCATAAAGGCTAAGTTTCTTACCTAAATCTGTATGAGAATCCCAATTATATGATGATCCAAGAAAGTATTGATTCTCGATGTAGATGAAGCGTTGAGCAGCACGGATTGCATTCACATAGGCAGTGTGAATGCTCATGTCTATAAGAACATTCTTCCCACACACCAAGTTCTAGACAAAACATAAACATACAAGTCGGTTAAACTTTGTTATTCTTTCGACAATGATTGATAAGAAGAGCTAAAATCCATAAGCTTCTCTCACCATTTTTATAGCATCTTTCGGGTCATCCGGAAAACCTTTCACAGAGTTGGAATCGATTGAACGGAAAACCTTCATAGTAGGGAAAGCATTAGGAAACATAACAAATAGGGAACGAGAAATTAGAAACACCAAAAGCTCACTAACATGCAAATTACCTGAACATGCCAAGTTTCCGGATCATCTTTGCGCGAATAAGGGATTTCTGACATCCGAACAATTTCAGGAATCCTTTCAATCTTTAGTAAGGAATCATCAACGGAAGTCTTTAGTTTTTGAAGTCCATGTGGTTTAGAAGCCTTTAACCAACGCTCCTCAAAGTTGGTGAGTACATCGTAAGCAGCTGGACCATCGATTCGACAATGCAAATCATGCCATGGTTCTCTTGGACAACCAGCATCAGGTCCCTACAGAGGGTGAAAGactaatgatagtaaaaaaaagtGCCTCATGTAACATATGATTCCTCAACACCAGGGAGTATTTTCCGAGTATATTCCACTTCATACCAAATACAACATGCCTATGCTGCATTATTACTATATATACATTGTATAAATCTAGTTATAGACTAGTATCAAAACAGTCAATCAAACAATGGGGAGAAGTGACTTTAAGTTACCGTGAAGCAAGCGTTGTGAAAATCATCTTTGTGCACTGTTTCTAGTGTTCTGAAAAGTTGATGGTTTGGAGTATCGTACCGACCCTTGCACAAATCAAGACCACCAACAAATGCCGTAATCTTTCTTTTATTGTTACCGGCATCAGAATCAACAATCACAGTTTTCTGATGATGGGTATAGATTGTTCCAGTTTcctggtaagcaaaggtcaaatGAGAACAAAGTCCGGATGCTTAACTGACAGTAGAACCGATTGCAATTGGATCATACACATATTTCTAGTAACTAATTATACCAACCTGCTTTTTTGCCCAGCTTCCTTTTCCAGCAGTTCGAGGGCAGAGTAACACTTGCACTGAAGAGTGCTTGAAAAAACGGCGGGTCTCTTCATCATTTGTATTCATGATTCCTTCCTGCAAATTCTAAAGACCAGTCAGTATATTCAAGcctaaaaattataaattcctACTTGAAGATTGATTCTTAAGACATAGAAAACAACATAacataaaagggtttgtttagtTGTTCACCGTTTTATATCCTAAAATGCTCCTGGAAGTAGGATCATCCCATACAAGGAGCAACACCCGCACACCTTCCTGGGATTTAATTTTGAGAAGATCTCCCAATGTGGTTTTTGATGCCTTATCAGTTTCACGAACAAGTCTAACATTATGATACACAGACCACCCTGCAATGTATATCAAACGACGAGCCTGACCTATAGCATTACAAATGTCCTGCCAGCAGGTCCCATGCTCGTATTGAACATTGCCATCAATCTTCAAATTGGGAAGGAAACCATCGTGGATATGAGCATCTTGATATAGAGTAAGTTTGCAACCTTGTCTAAGAGGGAAGTATGTACCAGGGACCCCATGATACTCAGGACCTGAACCTAATCCCTTATGGTAAATCGCCACTTGCTGGATTGGAATGTACTGAATTGATAAAGTCAAAACAGCACCAGCCTTACAAGGCTTCCCATTGGCACTAAGGATAGGGAATGTTCCTTCAACTTTTGTGCCTGAGAATAGCTGTTCAATCGGAATACCAACAGCTCCCATGATCTGTGAGCCTACCACATCACTGTCTTTAACAGCAAAGAGGATTTCAGAGGCATAATGTGAAACAGGAACGTTAAAATGTTGCATCCAAACAGGGTTCTCGGAATTACTAATAACAAAAGTCCTCCCAATTACAGCACCAGCTACGGAAATTGTAACATAAGGATCACTGGTTATCTTAGGCATATGGCTTTCCACTTTGTTGCCAACCTTCAAGCTAAACTTTCCAAACACATCACCTAACTTCTTGTGGAACATATCCATGTTAGGAAGGTTTTTAGCTTCCTTGACCCAAATATCTAAGTTGCCATGTAAGAGCAAAACTTTCAAGGACTCTTTACCGGTCTTAAATGGCAGAATTTGTTGGCCCTGACCATGGCTCGACCCTCCGAAGGACAGAGTTTCGTGGAAAACTGTATTAGCCATTAACTGAATGAATATTAATGAAATCTGACCAATATCCAAAACTGGTACTCCAATAAATCTATGGCAGCTGTTTAGAAATGATCAAAAAAAGTGATCTTTATTGGATTGAACAAACTGGATGTAAATGAAAAACAAACTCTGGGTTTTCAAGGAGATTTGAGGGTATATAATATGAAAGAGAAAGACAAGAATTTGAAATGGTAAAAGAAAGTGGGAGGCATAGATATGCTTTGAATAGGCAGGATATGGTTGATAAGTACGacaatataataaacaataaAGAAATTGAACGGCATTATTGATTTGAGTTGAACGAAAATGAAGAAAATCTAGAACTACCCAAAAAAAAATTAGTCTAAAGGGATCCCATTAGTATTTTCCTGGAAAAGAATATTTAAGAAGGCCAGGGGAAAAACATATTTTACAAAGACTAGAGAGATGAGAGATGGAGATTCCATTACATGTAAAGTTGCTATCAGGGCAAGAGCCAATGAAATAAGAGAGACAAATGTTAAGGTAAACGATTTTTTTGCTTAGAAAGTTCCATTTCGTGTCTGGCTGACTTCCATTAATTACTTGTAGTAGTTTCTTATTCACATTGTGGGGTCGGGTGGGTTTAAATACTCAACACGATGCCGGTCTTTCGTCAACCTTGAACATCGGCAGCCACGACAAGCGACAACGACATTTGTTTCTTTATTACAAAATATTGAAGTGGAAAAGATAGAAAGGATACCCCATCCAGTATCAGCCTAACGCCCTAACCCATTAATGGTAATGGTAGgggtttggttttgtataaaaaaaaaaggaaacaatAATCGAAGCCGCCGCCACCCAATAATTCGTGATTGCAAGGCGGAGTCGATGTCATGACTAATCATCATGAAGCATATAAAAAAGAAAGAACATGTCAAAACTGTTCAACTAGAAAAAAGAATCATCTTTTAAActtaaaacacattaaaaataagTTCTTTTTTATTCTTCTTCTTATAAATAAATCTAAGTTGCATATGGCAAAGTAAGATTCAATCGTGGATTTGTAGCAGGGGCGAAACTGGGGGTGGGGACTttggccccctaaaattataaaaatttaatttaattttttaaaaattataaatatatagactataaaaaattaaaatttctttcggcccctaaaaatttttttctggcTTCGTCCCTGATTTGTAGATGTTATCATCCAAAGTTAATTATTACGTAACGATCGGGTTCAAGGCTCACAGTGATATGCAATTACAATTTTCTTTCAATCTCAAAAAAGGATGTATGAGATCATCCACTCTTGCATTTTGCCTTTTTTTTTAGGTGGGTCTTTGGGCTATGAAAAGACCAAACGGACCCCATGATCATCTACTAGTCAAGCAGCCAGCCCACTACGACTTTACACAAAAAGGAAGTGGCCCAGATGGACTACTATATGAAGAACTGTTTACTGAACAAATTATATTGGTGGACTCATTGGCAGCCTGTATGTCGAACTTGGACTTTCTGCACCACTTCTTCCATAAAATGTTTACCCTTTTTCTCACATAAAGAGCACAGCAGTCCGATTTCAGTCACTCGGGTCGCTTGGTCCGAGTTAATACAGGAATGCAATATCCTTTCATCTTCAATTATCTTTAATGTTTCTTCTCTCTCATGCATTTCCCATGCAAATCCCCACAAATCCAACTCTTTCTCACCTTTATCATTCCACCTTTATTTTCCCTGCCGACAATTGCTAACATGAACACTTCTACTTTCCTTCTGGCAATGAACGGGTGAACATCGATCAGCCTAGCAAGAGAATGAACCCTTTGTCTCTCGTGACTAACATTTTAATTTCCCATGGTAagattttatttttcttgaattgaatat
Above is a genomic segment from Gossypium arboreum isolate Shixiya-1 chromosome 8, ASM2569848v2, whole genome shotgun sequence containing:
- the LOC108467621 gene encoding cucumisin-like, whose product is MTWLLYSTLFAALLLNSHAANANERKVHIVYMGDRPKGDFSAKATHHSMLTSVLGRSSSAQESLVYSYGNFNAFAAKLTEEEVQKFSEMDGVVRVIPNHILKLHTTRSWDFLGLSQTNVGAQLQGDVVIGLLDTGIWPEHESFNDQGLGAPPSKWKGTCQGANFTCNNKIIGGRYYNSENWYYEGDLKSPRDSEGHGTHTSSTAAGDRVPGASYYGLANGTARGGVPGARIAMYKVCWSFGCGAADILAAFDDAIADGVDIISVSLGSVFPVPYDVDPIAIGAFHAMKYGILTSSSAGNSGPWPYSVSNYAPWTLTVAASTIDRKFVAKAVLGNGKAFTGLSINSFELYGKTYPLIWGGDAANYSAGASQDLSKYCITGSMNSYKVEGKIVFCEVLWDGTGVLLANGVGTIMADDEITDFAFNYPLPATQISTSDGEKILDYIKTTENPIATILLGETLTDYMAPYVVSFSSRGPNPITPDILKPDLTAPGVDILAAWSPIAPPSIDWEDPRSVDYNIISGTSMSCPHASGAAAYVKAAHPDWSPAAVKSALMTTATVVDPNKHEDLEFAYGSGQINPTQAIKPGLVYDANETDYISFLCKQGYNTTTVRLITGDNSSVCGNTLNGRAWDLNYPSFSLAVEDGKQIDGIFTRTVTNVGSANSTYTVQMYSPPEFSISVEPEVLSFSTIGEKKSFTVKVGGGFISQQKITSGAIIWTDESEQYRVRSPVVVYNVLPGYTFFPPQTSKFQKKPTTFHGPTTPSMHHKNGFLGRN
- the LOC108467620 gene encoding phospholipase D gamma 1-like isoform X2, whose protein sequence is MANTVFHETLSFGGSSHGQGQQILPFKTGKESLKVLLLHGNLDIWVKEAKNLPNMDMFHKKLGDVFGKFSLKVGNKVESHMPKITSDPYVTISVAGAVIGRTFVISNSENPVWMQHFNVPVSHYASEILFAVKDSDVVGSQIMGAVGIPIEQLFSGTKVEGTFPILSANGKPCKAGAVLTLSIQYIPIQQVAIYHKGLGSGPEYHGVPGTYFPLRQGCKLTLYQDAHIHDGFLPNLKIDGNVQYEHGTCWQDICNAIGQARRLIYIAGWSVYHNVRLVRETDKASKTTLGDLLKIKSQEGVRVLLLVWDDPTSRSILGYKTEGIMNTNDEETRRFFKHSSVQVLLCPRTAGKGSWAKKQETGTIYTHHQKTVIVDSDAGNNKRKITAFVGGLDLCKGRYDTPNHQLFRTLETVHKDDFHNACFTGPDAGCPREPWHDLHCRIDGPAAYDVLTNFEERWLKASKPHGLQKLKTSVDDSLLKIERIPEIVRMSEIPYSRKDDPETWHVQVFRSIDSNSVKGFPDDPKDAIKMNLVCGKNVLIDMSIHTAYVNAIRAAQRFIYIENQYFLGSSYNWDSHTDLGANNLIPMEIALKIANKIRSNERFCAYILIPMWPEGVTTSNPIQRILFWQHKTMQMMYDIIYKALVETGLENRYEPQDFLNFFCLGNREVGDSLVARDATASNTPQALAKKNRRFMIYIHSKGMIVDDEYVIIGSANINQRSMEGTRDTEIAMGAYQPYHSCSSKRYNPHGQVYGYRMSLWAEHIGGLEESFKQPESLDCVRRVRSLSEQNWKQYIADEVTEMKGHLLKYPVGVDRMGKVKALPGYETFPDVGGKILGSFMGPQENLTI
- the LOC108467620 gene encoding phospholipase D gamma 1-like isoform X1 produces the protein MANTVFHETLSFGGSSHGQGQQILPFKTGKESLKVLLLHGNLDIWVKEAKNLPNMDMFHKKLGDVFGKFSLKVGNKVESHMPKITSDPYVTISVAGAVIGRTFVISNSENPVWMQHFNVPVSHYASEILFAVKDSDVVGSQIMGAVGIPIEQLFSGTKVEGTFPILSANGKPCKAGAVLTLSIQYIPIQQVAIYHKGLGSGPEYHGVPGTYFPLRQGCKLTLYQDAHIHDGFLPNLKIDGNVQYEHGTCWQDICNAIGQARRLIYIAGWSVYHNVRLVRETDKASKTTLGDLLKIKSQEGVRVLLLVWDDPTSRSILGYKTNLQEGIMNTNDEETRRFFKHSSVQVLLCPRTAGKGSWAKKQETGTIYTHHQKTVIVDSDAGNNKRKITAFVGGLDLCKGRYDTPNHQLFRTLETVHKDDFHNACFTGPDAGCPREPWHDLHCRIDGPAAYDVLTNFEERWLKASKPHGLQKLKTSVDDSLLKIERIPEIVRMSEIPYSRKDDPETWHVQVFRSIDSNSVKGFPDDPKDAIKMNLVCGKNVLIDMSIHTAYVNAIRAAQRFIYIENQYFLGSSYNWDSHTDLGANNLIPMEIALKIANKIRSNERFCAYILIPMWPEGVTTSNPIQRILFWQHKTMQMMYDIIYKALVETGLENRYEPQDFLNFFCLGNREVGDSLVARDATASNTPQALAKKNRRFMIYIHSKGMIVDDEYVIIGSANINQRSMEGTRDTEIAMGAYQPYHSCSSKRYNPHGQVYGYRMSLWAEHIGGLEESFKQPESLDCVRRVRSLSEQNWKQYIADEVTEMKGHLLKYPVGVDRMGKVKALPGYETFPDVGGKILGSFMGPQENLTI